A genomic window from Sebastes fasciatus isolate fSebFas1 chromosome 7, fSebFas1.pri, whole genome shotgun sequence includes:
- the bco2b gene encoding beta-carotene oxygenase 2b, translating to MNINHFTDVHGLPCIEKIVSSVEETPEPISTNITGKIPEWINGSFLRNGPGKFEIGNHRFNHWFDGMALLHQFKISNGQVTYKSRFLSSDNYKAIKEQNRIAVSEFGTITMPDPCKNFFQRFLSRFELPKPTDNANVSFVTYKGDYYVSTETNLMHKVDPETLETTKKVDWSKFIAVNGATAHPHTDPDGTTYNMGNSYTPKGATYNIIRVPPTKKTAGDTLEGATVLCSIPSVDKSKPSYYHSFAMSENYVVFIEQPIKMDLLKIVTGKLRGKSISDAFFWDPKLNTIFHLIHKQTGELSSIKYLAKPLSTFHQINAYEEDGFLIIDMCASDDGQSIANYKVQNLRKSGEDLDEVYNTLCRVFPRRFVLPLNVDHDTPYGQNLNPPNSTATSIRLVKNKVFCTHEDLHGEDLHQYGGLEFPQINYGEYNTRPYRYFYGCGFRHLVGDTLIKMDLQGKHMKVWEQPGLYPSEPVFVPSPNATEEDDGVVMSVVITPNKDKSTFLLVLDARTFEELGRAAVPVNIPYGFHGTFNSTA from the exons ATGAACATCAACCACTTCACAGACGTGCATGGTCTGCCCTGCATTGAGAAGATTGTGAGCTCAGTGGAGGAGACCCCCGAGCCCATCAGCACCAACATCACTGGGAAAATCCCAGAATGGATCAACGGAAGCTTCTTGAGAAACGGGCCCGGGAAGTTCGAGATCGGAAACCATAG GTTCAACCACTGGTTTGATGGCATGGCTCTCCTGCACCAGTTCAAAATATCCAACGGACAGGTGACGTACAAAAGCCGCTTCCTGTCCAGTGACAACTACAAAGCCATCAAGGAGCAAAACCGCATCGCAGTGTCAGAGTTTGGCACTATCACCATGCCAGACCCCTGTAAAAACTTCTTCCAGCGCTTCCTGTCAAGATTTGAATTACCAA AGCCCACAGATAATGCCAATGTGAGCTTTGTGACCTACAAAGGTGATTACTATGTCAGCACAGAAACCAACCTCATGCACAAGGTGGACCCCGAGACACTAGAGACGACTAAAAAG GTGGACTGGAGCAAATTCATCGCTGTGAACGGAGCGACCGCACACCCTCACACTGACCCTGATGGAACAACTTACAACATGGGGAACTCATACACCCCTAAAG GAGCGACCTACAACATCATCCGAGTGCCACCGACCAAGAAAACAGCTGGGGACACCCTGGAGGGAGCCACGGTGCTGTGCTCTATTCCCTCAGTGGACAAGAGCAAACCATCGTACTACCAcagctttg CGATGTCTGAGAACTACGTGGTGTTCATTGAGCAGCCCATCAAGATGGACCTGTTGAAGATTGTGACGGGCAAGCTGAGAGGGAAAAGCATCAGTGACGCCTTTTTCTGGGACCCGAAACTCAACACCATCTTCCACCTGATTCACAAGCAGACAGGAGAG CTAAGCTCCATCAAGTACCTCGCCAAACCGCTGTCAACTTTCCACCAGATAAACGCATACGAGGAGGACGGCTTCTTGATCATAGATATGTGTGCTTCAGATGATGGCCAGTCGATCGCTAACTACAAAGTCCAGAACCTGCGCAAGTCTGGAGAAGACCTTGATGAG GTGTACAACACCTTGTGTCGAGTCTTCCCGCGGCGCTTTGTTCTGCCTCTCAATGTTGACCATGATACACCCTACGGCCAGAACTTGAACCCGCCCAACAGCACAGCCACCTCTATAAGATTGGTCAAGAACAAG gTGTTCTGTACACATGAGGACCTCCACGGAGAAGATCTTCATCAATATGGAGGTCTGGAGTTCCCTCAGATCAACTATGGCGAGTACAACACCCGCCCCTACCGCTACTTCTACGGCTGTGGCTTCAGGCATCTTGTAGGTGACACACTGATCAAGATGGACCTCCAAGGGAAACACATGAAG GTGTGGGAACAACCTGGTCTGTATCCCTCTGAACCAGTTTTCGTACCCTCCCCTAATGCCACAGAGGAGGACGATGGTGTTGTCATGTCTGTGGTCATCACACCCAATAAG GACAAGAGCACATTCCTCCTGGTTTTAGACGCCAGAACGTTTGAGGAGCTGGGCAGAGCTGCGGTGCCGGTCAACATCCCCTACGGCTTCCACGGGACATTCAATTCCACGGCATAG
- the tex12 gene encoding uncharacterized protein tex12, producing MKEATPTAGKLIPPTLNKRAVNSNKGPKQTTPKETERTPANQDKSPPKKKKPPSTPSTLESANQFEATTAGASREVSMLFSTFAEVLSERAAADTSQMKELEGILTEAQNLESYLKEKKRHLRQTLALISDKLQG from the exons ATGAAAGAAGCAACACCAACAGCAGGAAAACTGATCCCACCAACATTAAACAAGAGGGCAGTGAACAGCAATAAAGGACCAAAACAGACAACACCCAAAGAG ACGGAACGTACACCTGCAAATCAAGACAAATCTccaccaaaaaagaaaaaacctcCCTCTACACCATCCACTTTGGAGTCAGCAAATCAATTTGAGGCTACAACTGCAG GCGCAAGTAGAGAGGTCAGCATGCTGTTTTCAACATTTGCTGAAGTGTTAAG TGAGAGAGCTGCAGCTGATACCTCCCAGATGAAGGAGCTGGAGGGAATTTTGACAGAAGCTCAGAACCTCGAGTCCTACCTTAAAGAGAAGAAAAGGCATCTGAGGCAAACATTGGCTCTAATTTCTGATAAACTGCAGGGTTGA